One part of the Humulus lupulus chromosome 9, drHumLupu1.1, whole genome shotgun sequence genome encodes these proteins:
- the LOC133800206 gene encoding uncharacterized protein LOC133800206: protein MDILVTFVYGLNTMDERLEMWRGLSCIHVLNKPWLIVGDFNAMFNFDDRAGGRTISAVEILDSNAWLAHSQLASLKRIGSNFTWSNKQDGGDRVYSKIDHVFINEDWIDALPYSIADFQWDAHLDHCYCLIKTLKLGNLGIKPFRFFNFWITHRGFKEVVLDSWNKPMVMRGLLGVTKKLLWVKHILKAFNREEIGDVEQGYHQAKDIAAQKAEKIATVRYQDHSARYISFLIQRSKITWLQKGDDNNSYFHTCIKKIREENCIVSFLNEQGVVIDDYNEVVHHFLDHFRGYMGSSSSANGSFNSQCIELGHFLDIEMQLSLTKEFRKSDVKKALFSIPSTKSPGLDGYGYEFYKGMWQNIGDDISEAILEFFHYGQLLAKLNETALALVPKTEMPSRAVDYRPIACCNTLYKCI from the exons ATGGATATTTTGGTCACTTTTGTTTATGGTCTCAACACTATGGATGAGAGATTGGAGATGTGGAGGGGTCTTTCTTGTATTCATGTTCTGAACAAGCCTTGGTTGATTGTGGGAGATTTTAATGCTATGTTTAATTTCGATGATAGAGCGGGAGGCAGGACAATAAGTGCTGTTGAGATTCTTGATTCTAATGCTTGGCTTGCCCATTCTCAGTTGGCTTCACTCAAGAGAATTGGTTCTAATTTCACCTGGTCCAATAAGCAGGATGGAGGGGATAGGGTTTACTCGAAAATTGATCATGTGTTCATTAATGAAGATTGGATAGATGCATTGCCTTACTCTATTGCAGACTTCCAATGGGATGCCCATTTGGATCACTGTTATTGCCTCATCAAAACTCTCAAACTTGGTAATCTAGGCATTAAGCCATTTCGGTTCTTTAATTTCTGGATTACTCACAGGGGGTTTAAGGAGGTGGTTTTAGATAGTTGGAATAAACCTATGGTAATGAGGGGTCTGCTGGGTGTGACTAAAAAGCTGCTTTGGGTAAAGCATATTTTGAAAGCTTTTAATAGGGAGGAAATTGGAGATGTTGAGCAGGGATATCATCAAGCAAAAG ATATTGCTGCTCAGAAGGCCGAAAAAATAGCAACAGTTCGATATCAAGATCACTCTGCTAGGTACATAAGTTTTTTGATCCAACGAAGCAAAATTACTTGGTTGCAGAAGGGTGATGATAATAACTCATACTTTCATACGTGCATTAAAAAAATAAGGGAGGAGAACTGTATTGTTTCCTTTCTGAATGAGCAGGGGGTCGTTATTGATGATTACAACGAAGTGGTTCATCATTTCTTGGACCATTTCAGAGGTTATATGGGAAGCTCTAGTTCAGCCAATGGTTCTTTTAATTCTCAGTGTATAGAGCTGGGTCATTTTCTGGATATTGAGATGCAGCTGAGTTTGACTAAGGAATTTAGGAAATCTGATGTCAAGAAGGCTCTCTTTAGCATTCCGAGCACAAAAAGTCCAGGGTTGGATGGATATGGTTATGAGTTTTACAAGGGAATGTGGCAGAATATAGGGGATGACATATCAGAGGCTATCCTTGAGTTCTTTCATTATGGGCAGCTCCTTGCAAAGCTTAATGAAACAGCTCTTGCTCTGGTCCCTAAAACTGAAATGCCTAGTAGGGCGGTTGACTACAGGCCCATAGCGTGCTGCAACACTTTATATAAGTGCatttaa